In a genomic window of Lycium ferocissimum isolate CSIRO_LF1 chromosome 9, AGI_CSIRO_Lferr_CH_V1, whole genome shotgun sequence:
- the LOC132030463 gene encoding acetylornithine aminotransferase, mitochondrial-like isoform X1 — MTYSSSIFLNNNFSSISSSTHLHRPYNNARSNGIRITSCLNMEVQAQDISNSVMEQSNKVFVGTYARAPLVLSSGKGCKLYDIEGQEYLDLTSGIAVNALGHGDPDWIKAVTQQANILTHVSNLYYTLPQLELAKRLVASSFADRVFLSNSGTEANEAAIKFARKFQRFSHPDEKQPPVEFIAFSNCFHGRTMGAVALTSKEHYRSPFEPVMPGVTFLEYGNVQAAKELIQSGKIAAVFVEPIQGEGGIYSATKEFLQALRTACDGTGSLLVFDEVQCGLGRTGHLWAHEAYGINPDIMTLAKPLAGGLPIGAVLVTERVAAAINYGDHGSTFAGGPLVCNAAVAVLDKISEPGFLASVTKKGKNFRELLVKKLGGNSHVREIRGAGLIIGIDLDVPASPLVDACQQSGLLVLTAGKGNVVRLVPPLTITEQELDHAAEILFNCLPVLDKTAKN, encoded by the exons ATGACCTATTCATCATCTATTTTCCTCAACAAcaacttttcttcaatttcatcatcaaccCATCTTCACCGTCCATACAACAATGCAAGATCCAACGGTATTAGAATCACCTCTTGCCTTAACATGGAAGTGCAAGCACAGGATATTTCCAACTCAGTAATGGAACAATCTAATAAGGTATTTGTGGGTACATATGCAAGGGCACCATTAGTTTTGTCAAGTGGCAAAGGATGTAAATTGTATGATATTGAAGGGCAAGAGTATTTGGATTTGACATCTGGTATTGCTGTAAATGCACTTGGACATGGTGATCCTGATTGGATTAAAGCTGTTACTCAACAAGCTAATATACTTACACATGTTAGCAATCTTTATTATACTCTACCTCAG CTGGAGCTTGCAAAACGCCTTGTTGCTAGTTCTTTTGCAGACCGTGTTTTCTTGTCAAACTCTGGAACGGAAGCAAATGAAGCTGCAATTAAATTTGCAAGGAAGTTTCAGAGATTCTCGCATCCCGATGAGAAACAACCTCCTGTGGAGTTTATTGCTTTCTCCAATTGCTTCCACGGAAGGACCATGGGTGCTGTTGCTTTGACAAGCAAAGAACATTACAGGTCACCTTTTGAACCTGTAATGCCAGGAGTTACTTTCCTGGAGTATGGCAATGTTCAAGCAGCAAAAGAACTAATTCAGAGCGGTAAAATAGCTGCTGTGTTTGTCGAACCAATCCAAGGTGAAGGTGGCATATATAGTGCAACAAAAGAATTTTTACAAGCACTGAGGACTGCCTGTGATGGTACAGGTTCTCTTCTTGTCTTTGATGAG gtTCAATGCGGCCTAGGAAGAACTGGTCATCTTTGGGCGCACGAAGCTTATGGCATAAACCCAGATATAATGACTCTTGCAAAGCCTCTTGCAGGAGGTTTACCAATTGGAGCAGTGTTAGTAACTGAAAGAGTTGCTGCTGCCATCAATTATGGGGATCATGGTAGCACATTTGCTGGCGGTCCTCTTGTTTGCAATGCTGCAGTTGCTGTGCTGGACAAGATCTCCGAACCAGGTTTCCTTGCCAGTGTCACAAAGAAAGGTAAAAATTTCAGGGAATTGCTTGTTAAGAAATTAGGAGGGAACTCGCATGTGAGAGAAATAAGAGGCGCGGGGCTTATTATTGGGATAGACCTTGATGTACCAGCATCTCCGCTGGTTGACGCATGTCAACAATCTGGCCTGCTTGTATTGACGGCGGGAAAAGGAAATGTTGTGAGGCTTGTACCTCCATTGACCATCACAGAGCAAGAGTTGGACCATGCAGCTGAGATCTTATTCAATTGTTTGCCTGTACTAGATAAGACCGCCAAGAACTAG
- the LOC132030463 gene encoding acetylornithine aminotransferase, mitochondrial-like isoform X2 yields MYPTFLVYFAHVSNLYYTLPQLELAKRLVASSFADRVFLSNSGTEANEAAIKFARKFQRFSHPDEKQPPVEFIAFSNCFHGRTMGAVALTSKEHYRSPFEPVMPGVTFLEYGNVQAAKELIQSGKIAAVFVEPIQGEGGIYSATKEFLQALRTACDGTGSLLVFDEVQCGLGRTGHLWAHEAYGINPDIMTLAKPLAGGLPIGAVLVTERVAAAINYGDHGSTFAGGPLVCNAAVAVLDKISEPGFLASVTKKGKNFRELLVKKLGGNSHVREIRGAGLIIGIDLDVPASPLVDACQQSGLLVLTAGKGNVVRLVPPLTITEQELDHAAEILFNCLPVLDKTAKN; encoded by the exons ATGTATCCTACATTTCTTGTATACTTTGCCCATGTTAGCAATCTTTATTATACTCTACCTCAG CTGGAGCTTGCAAAACGCCTTGTTGCTAGTTCTTTTGCAGACCGTGTTTTCTTGTCAAACTCTGGAACGGAAGCAAATGAAGCTGCAATTAAATTTGCAAGGAAGTTTCAGAGATTCTCGCATCCCGATGAGAAACAACCTCCTGTGGAGTTTATTGCTTTCTCCAATTGCTTCCACGGAAGGACCATGGGTGCTGTTGCTTTGACAAGCAAAGAACATTACAGGTCACCTTTTGAACCTGTAATGCCAGGAGTTACTTTCCTGGAGTATGGCAATGTTCAAGCAGCAAAAGAACTAATTCAGAGCGGTAAAATAGCTGCTGTGTTTGTCGAACCAATCCAAGGTGAAGGTGGCATATATAGTGCAACAAAAGAATTTTTACAAGCACTGAGGACTGCCTGTGATGGTACAGGTTCTCTTCTTGTCTTTGATGAG gtTCAATGCGGCCTAGGAAGAACTGGTCATCTTTGGGCGCACGAAGCTTATGGCATAAACCCAGATATAATGACTCTTGCAAAGCCTCTTGCAGGAGGTTTACCAATTGGAGCAGTGTTAGTAACTGAAAGAGTTGCTGCTGCCATCAATTATGGGGATCATGGTAGCACATTTGCTGGCGGTCCTCTTGTTTGCAATGCTGCAGTTGCTGTGCTGGACAAGATCTCCGAACCAGGTTTCCTTGCCAGTGTCACAAAGAAAGGTAAAAATTTCAGGGAATTGCTTGTTAAGAAATTAGGAGGGAACTCGCATGTGAGAGAAATAAGAGGCGCGGGGCTTATTATTGGGATAGACCTTGATGTACCAGCATCTCCGCTGGTTGACGCATGTCAACAATCTGGCCTGCTTGTATTGACGGCGGGAAAAGGAAATGTTGTGAGGCTTGTACCTCCATTGACCATCACAGAGCAAGAGTTGGACCATGCAGCTGAGATCTTATTCAATTGTTTGCCTGTACTAGATAAGACCGCCAAGAACTAG
- the LOC132030462 gene encoding probable (S)-N-methylcoclaurine 3'-hydroxylase isozyme 2, producing MAQPSEILFLLPFFLLPLIFFLFKVFKSSNKIPQLPPGPIPWPVLGNIFHMGKMPHINLTNYAKTYGPLMSLKLGTQWLVVGSSPSAAIEILKTHDRILSGRHVPNAAPSKGSNLDKTSMGWTSECNNGWRYLRTLCRTELFSGKVLESQACLREKKVMELVEFLRLKEGQVVNLGELVFATVFNMLSNVMMSRDMVNLEKEKEDGGVKSLVRGVVDVASAPNISDFYPIFGKLDLQGLRKKSRDLVTNICSKWEPILQERRNSRENGSSSQQDFLETLLDNGFTNDRIHQLFMELFSAGADTSTSTIEWAMAELMKNVESMKKVQDELKIELGESDYPKESQLLRLSYVQACVNETLRLHPPAPLLLPHRAIKTCQVMSYTIPKDTQIFVNVWAIARDPSIWEEPEMFRPQRFLSFDMDFKGNDFEFLPFGAGRRICPGLPMAAIKIPLVLASLVHFFDWELPHGKCPAELDMHEKFGVTLQKKEPLLLIPKARK from the exons ATGGCTCAGCCATCTGAAATTCTTTTCCTGCTTCCGTTTTTCCTCTtacccttaattttttttctcttcaaagttTTCAAATCATCCAACAAAATCCCACAACTTCCACCGGGACCAATACCATGGCCAGTCCTAGGAAACATTTTTCATATGGGAAAAATGCCTCACATAAATCTGACAAATTATGCAAAAACTTATGGTCCCCTTATGTCCCTAAAACTTGGAACTCAATGGTTAGTTGTTGGATCATCACCTTCTGCAGCTATAGAAATCCTCAAAACCCATGATAGAATCCTGTCTGGTAGACATGTTCCAAATGCTGCTCCATCTAAAGGATCAAATCTTGACAAGACATCAATGGGCTGGACTTCTGAATGTAACAATGGATGGAGATACTTGAGGACTTTATGCAGAACTGAGCTTTTCTCGGGCAAAGTATTGGAGTCTCAAGCTTGTTTGAGGGAGAAAAAAGTGATGGAATTGGTAGAATTCTTGAGGTTAAAAGAAGGTCAAGTGGTGAATCTTGGAGAGCTAGTCTTTGCAACTGTGTTCAACATGCTGAGTAATGTTATGATGTCTAGAGATATGGTTAActtggagaaagagaaagaagatggTGGGGTGAAGAGTCTTGTAAGGGGGGTTGTGGATGTGGCCTCTGCTCCAAATATATCTgatttttatccaatttttggTAAATTAGATCTTCAAGGTCTGCGAAAAAAATCTAGAGATTTAGTCACAAATATTTGTTCCAAGTGGGAACCGATTCTTCAAGAAAGAAGGAACAGTAGAGAGAACGGTTCTTCTAGCCAACAAGATTTCTTGGAAACTCTCCTTGATAATGGTTTTACCAATGATCGTATCCACCAGCTATTTATG GAGTTATTCTCTGCTGGTGCAGACACCAGTACCTCAACAATCGAGTGGGCGATGGCAGAACTGATGAAAAATGTAGAGTCAATGAAGAAAGTTCAAGACGAACTCAAGATAGAGCTCGGTGAAAGTGATTACCCAAAAGAATCTCAATTGCTGCGGTTGTCCTATGTCCAAGCCTGTGTGAATGAAACACTTAGGTTGCATCCTCCAGCACCATTGCTGCTTCCACATCGTGCAATCAAAACCTGCCAAGTGATGAGTTACACAATACCTAAAGACACTCAAATCTTTGTTAATGTGTGGGCTATCGCGAGGGATCCTTCAATATGGGAAGAACCAGAGATGTTTAGACCACAGAGGTTTCTAAGTTTCGATATGGACTTCAAAGGGAATGACTTTGAGTTCTTACCTTTTGGTGCTGGAAGGAGAATATGCCCGGGCCTACCTATGGCTGCAATAAAGATTCCGTTAGTCCTTGCTTCACTTGTTCATTTCTTTGATTGGGAACTTCCTCATGGAAAATGTCCCGCTGAGCTAGACATGCATGAAAAGTTTGGAGTAACACTGCAAAAGAAAGAACCGCTGCTTCTGATTCCCAAGGCCAGAAAATGA